The Gemmatimonadota bacterium genome contains a region encoding:
- a CDS encoding NADH-quinone oxidoreductase subunit I, giving the protein MALIKEILDGTKTLLTGMKVTLDNFRKPPVTSQYPMEKIEMSEAFRNVIVLIEKEDIGSHDCIDCKLCERVCPSFCIYLDGERPEGLRRKRSTKFEVDFALCSDCGLCLDVCPTDTLGYSKVHDEAGYNRSDFLYDLLEPWADKEEAARERLKEIEAEQAAERAKKTAARKAKKVRRKK; this is encoded by the coding sequence ATGGCACTTATCAAAGAAATCCTCGACGGCACCAAAACGCTCCTGACCGGCATGAAAGTCACACTGGACAACTTTCGCAAACCGCCCGTCACCTCGCAATATCCAATGGAAAAAATCGAGATGTCGGAAGCGTTTCGCAATGTCATCGTCCTCATCGAAAAAGAAGACATCGGCTCGCACGACTGCATCGACTGCAAACTCTGTGAGCGCGTGTGTCCCTCCTTCTGCATTTACCTCGACGGGGAACGCCCCGAAGGTTTAAGGCGCAAACGCTCGACCAAATTTGAAGTCGATTTTGCCCTTTGCAGCGACTGCGGACTGTGCTTAGACGTATGCCCCACAGACACCCTGGGATACAGCAAAGTCCACGACGAAGCCGGATACAATCGCAGCGACTTTCTCTACGACTTACTCGAACCCTGGGCAGACAAAGAAGAAGCCGCGCGCGAACGCCTGAAAGAAATCGAAGCCGAACAAGCAGCAGAACGCGCCAAAAAAACCGCAGCAAGAAAAGCGAAAAAGGTGAGACGGAAGAAGTAA
- a CDS encoding NADH-quinone oxidoreductase subunit J, translating into MLEQAVIYTFVALVLIGGGLAAFSRQILYAIIGLGISLLGLAGLFLNLGSPFVAAMQVLIYIGGITVAIVFAMMLSIAMSIRPPDPDNRKLGFAIACAVIFFGAVAHLIRGAQFQQIAPQTSEKAWSVGALGHALLTHYNVVFETLSLVLLLAIIGAILIARKALPKENS; encoded by the coding sequence ATGCTCGAGCAGGCTGTCATCTACACATTTGTAGCCCTCGTCCTCATCGGTGGAGGCCTGGCGGCATTTTCTCGCCAGATACTCTACGCCATCATTGGTCTGGGTATCAGCCTCCTGGGGCTGGCGGGACTATTTCTCAACCTCGGCAGTCCATTTGTCGCGGCAATGCAAGTACTCATCTACATTGGCGGCATAACCGTTGCCATTGTATTTGCCATGATGCTCTCAATAGCCATGTCCATTCGCCCGCCCGATCCCGACAACCGAAAACTCGGCTTCGCCATTGCCTGTGCCGTCATCTTTTTTGGCGCAGTCGCCCATCTAATCCGCGGCGCGCAATTCCAACAAATCGCGCCCCAGACATCTGAAAAAGCCTGGTCTGTGGGCGCATTGGGCCATGCATTGCTCACGCATTACAACGTCGTCTTTGAAACCCTCTCCCTCGTTTTGCTCCTGGCCATCATCGGTGCCATCTTGATCGCTCGCAAGGCTTTGCCAAAGGAAAATTCGTGA
- the nuoK gene encoding NADH-quinone oxidoreductase subunit NuoK, with protein sequence MTLESYLLVGAALFSLGLIGALSHRNLIALLIGIELMMNAASLNLMAFNRFVVTDPTTGQIFVLIIIGLAAAEVAIFLSIILRIYRAYHEIDAEKLTKLSG encoded by the coding sequence GTGACCCTCGAATCTTATCTTCTCGTGGGCGCTGCCCTGTTTTCACTCGGTTTGATCGGCGCACTATCCCACCGCAACCTCATAGCCCTGCTCATCGGCATCGAACTCATGATGAATGCCGCCAGCTTAAACCTGATGGCCTTTAACCGGTTTGTCGTCACCGATCCAACGACCGGCCAGATCTTCGTTCTCATCATCATTGGGCTGGCAGCCGCCGAAGTCGCTATCTTTTTATCGATCATCCTGCGCATCTATCGGGCGTATCACGAGATAGATGCGGAAAAACTCACCAAACTGAGCGGTTGA
- a CDS encoding NADH-quinone oxidoreductase subunit L translates to MDTLSLILLTTISPLACFAIAIIFLIQQPKAAQGLVLFGSAVSLLSAIALLVQGPVEPLRFLWFQSGAIQLQFGFILDGPSLMFGVVVAFITACIMLYSIGYMAHDLSKTRYFAMLSFFAWSMLSFVYAVDLLQSFIFWELVGLSSFFLIGFWFEKPEAAGAARKAFLMTRVGDVGLFIGILLILQLVSNFDIPALLDPQTGLSTQISPNLLNAIALLIFIGIMGKSAQFPLHTWLPDAMEGPTPVSALLHSATMVAAGVFLMIRLHPLFMAAQDTALIVLSIATFTAILASTIAMVDTDIKKVLAYSSISQLGFMLMALAAGSLFAGVFHLITHAFFKALLFLCSGIYIHAYHTNSMAEIGRSGGRRLKAATLGLLIGGAALSGVPPLAGFWSKEEIFAQLGHNGFNIYMAGAFLAAFLTAYYTFRMIFLITKPDQAPATDHSHPEPLNMKVPVLLLTLGAIALGFFGASIAEGLGLTTQHHSVILMIPTVGVVILGILIAYFDYGRDNAPRTGFISKIAPLNTLFTNKWYIDDIYHVTIVAITHALSRILHWTENHVLDGNYDRFGLGILRTGAKSTRVQGGWMQLYLGWAIILLAVVALYLGLR, encoded by the coding sequence ATGGACACTCTCTCACTCATACTTTTAACCACAATCTCCCCTCTGGCGTGTTTTGCCATCGCCATCATCTTTCTCATACAACAACCCAAAGCCGCTCAGGGATTGGTCCTATTCGGCAGCGCGGTATCCCTCTTGAGCGCCATCGCCCTCCTCGTACAGGGACCTGTTGAACCCCTGCGATTTTTGTGGTTTCAAAGCGGTGCAATACAACTCCAATTTGGCTTCATCCTCGACGGTCCAAGCCTCATGTTTGGCGTTGTCGTCGCCTTCATCACCGCCTGCATCATGCTCTATTCAATCGGCTACATGGCGCACGATCTGAGCAAAACGCGCTATTTCGCAATGCTCAGTTTCTTTGCCTGGTCCATGCTCAGCTTTGTCTATGCTGTCGATCTCTTGCAATCTTTCATCTTTTGGGAACTCGTCGGCCTGTCTTCGTTCTTCCTCATCGGTTTCTGGTTTGAAAAACCCGAAGCAGCCGGGGCTGCGCGCAAAGCCTTTCTCATGACCCGCGTGGGCGACGTCGGCCTCTTCATCGGCATTTTGCTCATCCTCCAACTCGTTTCAAACTTCGATATCCCCGCCCTCTTAGACCCTCAAACTGGCCTCTCAACACAGATATCGCCCAACCTGCTCAACGCAATCGCGCTACTCATCTTCATCGGCATCATGGGCAAAAGCGCGCAATTCCCCTTGCACACCTGGCTACCCGACGCCATGGAAGGTCCCACCCCGGTCAGCGCCCTGTTGCACTCTGCCACCATGGTCGCCGCGGGCGTCTTTCTCATGATCCGCCTGCACCCGCTCTTTATGGCGGCGCAAGACACAGCACTCATCGTCCTGAGCATCGCCACCTTCACCGCAATCCTCGCATCGACCATTGCAATGGTCGATACCGACATCAAAAAAGTACTCGCCTATTCGTCTATCAGCCAACTCGGCTTCATGCTCATGGCACTCGCTGCTGGCAGCCTCTTCGCAGGCGTATTTCACCTGATCACCCACGCCTTTTTCAAAGCCCTGCTCTTCCTCTGCTCGGGCATTTATATTCACGCCTACCACACCAACAGCATGGCCGAAATTGGTCGCAGTGGAGGCCGCCGCCTCAAAGCGGCGACCCTTGGCCTCCTCATCGGTGGCGCTGCCCTATCGGGCGTTCCTCCACTGGCGGGATTCTGGAGCAAAGAAGAAATTTTTGCCCAACTGGGTCACAATGGCTTCAACATCTACATGGCCGGTGCATTTCTCGCGGCCTTTCTCACGGCCTATTACACATTCCGCATGATTTTCCTCATCACAAAACCCGATCAGGCACCTGCCACCGACCACAGCCATCCCGAACCCCTGAACATGAAAGTCCCCGTCTTGCTCCTCACCCTGGGCGCAATCGCACTCGGCTTTTTTGGCGCCAGCATCGCCGAGGGCCTGGGCCTCACAACACAGCACCACAGCGTCATCTTGATGATACCCACCGTAGGCGTCGTCATCCTCGGCATCCTGATCGCCTATTTCGACTATGGACGCGACAACGCGCCGCGCACGGGATTCATCAGCAAAATCGCACCCCTCAACACCCTGTTCACAAACAAATGGTACATTGACGACATCTACCACGTCACCATCGTCGCCATCACCCACGCGCTATCTCGCATCTTGCATTGGACTGAAAACCACGTCCTCGACGGAAATTACGACCGCTTTGGCCTCGGCATCTTGCGCACAGGCGCAAAATCAACCCGCGTACAGGGCGGCTGGATGCAACTTTACCTGGGCTGGGCAATCATCTTATTGGCCGTTGTCGCGCTTTATCTGGGATTGCGATAA
- a CDS encoding NADH-quinone oxidoreductase subunit M: MPLLSSILLTPVITLIILLLMPQRAVRGIRLICALSGLLTCVLSLQLWMSYDPTTGGIQFEEIIPWVAAIGISYHLGVDGFGVILVMLNAIVYFTGVLTMWDLEVRVKEYFAFMVLLVIGVFGVFMSLDLFFFFFFYEIAVVPMYPLILIWGSGNRAYAGMKLMLFLLAGSALLFPGLLAIYHHAGLNTFDIIALSAHTFDPQFQIFVYPFIYIGFGVLAGLFPFHGWSPTGHVAAPSAVSMLHAGVLMKLGAFGILTVGIRLLPEGAAYWAPTFVVLAVIGIIYGAYVAMRQTDFKFVIGFSSVSHMGIVLLGLNLAILGQVAATDALNGAVFQMFAHGIMTALFFSTAGYIYDKSHSKTIGDFGGLGVQMPRAVSIFIVAGLCGAGLPGLASFWAELLVFLAALKTYPIAGVIVILGLVLTAVYILRVFNLAFFGAPNPKWENLKAQDMSGLHLIPRAILIAVLVIFGFVPRLMLDLINSTTIAFLGNF, encoded by the coding sequence ATGCCACTTCTCTCATCCATACTTCTCACTCCTGTCATCACGCTCATCATCCTTTTGCTCATGCCCCAAAGGGCCGTGCGGGGCATCCGGCTGATATGCGCCCTCAGCGGCTTATTGACCTGTGTGTTGAGCCTGCAACTCTGGATGAGCTATGATCCCACAACCGGCGGTATTCAATTTGAAGAAATAATCCCCTGGGTCGCAGCCATTGGCATCTCCTATCACCTCGGCGTTGACGGATTTGGCGTCATCCTCGTCATGCTCAACGCCATCGTCTATTTCACTGGGGTGCTCACCATGTGGGACCTCGAAGTGCGCGTAAAAGAATATTTCGCCTTCATGGTACTCCTCGTCATCGGCGTCTTCGGCGTCTTCATGTCGCTGGATCTCTTCTTCTTTTTCTTCTTTTACGAAATCGCTGTCGTCCCCATGTATCCCCTCATCCTGATATGGGGCAGCGGCAACAGAGCTTATGCCGGCATGAAACTCATGCTCTTCCTCCTCGCCGGCAGCGCGCTCCTCTTTCCCGGCTTACTCGCCATCTATCACCACGCGGGCCTCAACACCTTTGACATCATTGCCCTGTCCGCACACACATTCGATCCCCAATTCCAAATATTTGTCTATCCCTTCATCTACATTGGCTTTGGCGTCTTAGCCGGCCTGTTCCCCTTCCACGGCTGGTCGCCCACAGGCCACGTTGCCGCGCCATCTGCGGTATCCATGCTACACGCGGGCGTCCTGATGAAACTCGGCGCATTTGGCATACTCACAGTCGGCATTCGCCTGCTACCCGAAGGCGCTGCGTACTGGGCACCGACCTTTGTGGTATTGGCCGTCATCGGAATCATCTACGGAGCTTATGTCGCCATGCGACAGACCGACTTCAAATTTGTCATCGGCTTCTCATCTGTATCTCACATGGGCATCGTCCTCCTCGGCCTCAACCTCGCAATCCTCGGCCAGGTCGCTGCAACCGACGCCCTCAACGGCGCAGTCTTCCAGATGTTTGCCCACGGCATCATGACCGCCCTGTTTTTCAGCACCGCGGGATATATCTACGACAAATCCCACTCCAAAACCATCGGCGACTTTGGCGGTCTTGGCGTGCAGATGCCCCGCGCAGTCTCCATCTTCATCGTCGCGGGCCTGTGTGGTGCCGGTTTGCCCGGCCTGGCGAGCTTTTGGGCCGAATTACTCGTCTTCCTCGCAGCCCTGAAGACGTACCCCATCGCAGGCGTCATCGTCATCCTCGGTCTCGTACTCACCGCGGTTTACATTTTGCGCGTCTTCAACCTGGCCTTTTTTGGCGCACCAAATCCGAAATGGGAAAATCTGAAAGCACAGGACATGTCTGGCCTGCACCTGATACCGCGCGCCATACTGATCGCCGTACTCGTAATCTTCGGCTTTGTACCCCGCCTCATGCTCGACCTGATCAACAGCACAACCATAGCTTTCTTGGGTAATTTCTAA